One genomic window of Solea solea chromosome 12, fSolSol10.1, whole genome shotgun sequence includes the following:
- the rps27l gene encoding 40S ribosomal protein S27-like, whose product MPLAKDLLHPAIDFERRQHKKKRLVQSPNSYFMDVKCPGCYKITTVFSHAQSVVLCVGCATVLCQPKGGKARLTEGCSFRRKQH is encoded by the exons ATGCCT CTGGCTAAAGACCTCCTCCACCCTGCCATCGACTTCGAGAGAAgacaacacaaaaagaaaaggcttGTTCAGAGTCCAAACTCCTACTTTATGGACGTGAAGTGTCCAG GCTGCTACAAAATCACAACTGTGTTCAGCCATGCACAGAGTGTAGTTCTCTGTGTGGGATGTGCTACTGTGTTGTGCCAGCCAAAAGGAGGAAAGGCCAGACTGACAGAGG gtTGCTCTTTCAGGAGGAAGCAACATTAA